Proteins encoded by one window of Streptomyces sp. ALI-76-A:
- a CDS encoding helix-turn-helix domain-containing protein codes for MSTAIAAPVDRLLYKPEEAAEALAIGRSTVYELMAEGALKYIKLGRTRRIRRADLEAYVASLAPLPN; via the coding sequence ATGAGCACCGCGATTGCCGCTCCCGTCGACCGACTCCTGTACAAGCCGGAAGAGGCCGCCGAAGCGCTCGCCATCGGCCGTTCCACTGTCTACGAGCTGATGGCCGAAGGCGCCCTGAAGTACATCAAGTTGGGTCGCACGCGCCGCATTCGGCGTGCCGACCTTGAGGCGTACGTGGCGAGTCTGGCCCCGCTGCCCAACTGA
- a CDS encoding alpha/beta hydrolase, giving the protein MHNRRSSRPNTTADRTDVPGPSPRSPRTPGPRSRRARTVGALLVSAALLVSACSSGTTTTSAGAAAEAALAALPRATPATLTPYYAQKPKWRSCGVTGFECTTLKAPLDYAKPDDGDIRLAVARKKATGPGKRLGSLLVNPGGPGGSGVGYLQAYAGIGYPAEVRARYDMVAVDPRGVARSEPVRCLSGPKMDAYTQTDVTPDDQRETDGLVDAYQRFAAGCGARSPKLLRHVSTVEAARDMDIARAVLGDAKLNFVGASYGTFLGATYAGLFPDRAGRLVLDGAMDPSLPARRMNLDQTAGFETAFQSFAKDCVQQPDCPLGTKGTTTTAVGRNLKAFFGKLDARPIPTGDADGRRLGESLATTGVIAAMYDEGAWAQLREALSSAMKENDGAGLLVLSDSYYEREADGNYANLMFANAAVNCLDLPAAFDTPDEVRKALPAFEKASPVFGEGLAWASLNCAYWPVAATGEPRRIEARGAAPIVVVGTTRDPATPYRWARALAAQLSSARLLTYEGDGHTAYGRGSACIDSTINAYLLRGTPPTDGKRCS; this is encoded by the coding sequence ATGCACAACAGGCGCAGCTCCCGCCCGAACACGACAGCGGACCGGACCGACGTGCCCGGCCCGAGCCCCCGCAGCCCGCGCACCCCCGGCCCGCGTTCACGCAGAGCCCGCACCGTCGGCGCTCTCCTCGTCTCCGCGGCGTTGCTCGTCTCCGCGTGCTCCTCGGGCACCACGACGACGTCCGCCGGTGCGGCGGCCGAGGCGGCGCTCGCCGCGCTGCCGCGGGCCACGCCGGCCACCCTGACCCCGTACTACGCGCAGAAGCCGAAATGGCGCTCCTGCGGGGTCACCGGCTTCGAGTGCACCACGCTGAAGGCACCACTCGACTACGCGAAGCCGGACGACGGCGACATCCGGCTCGCCGTCGCCCGGAAGAAGGCCACGGGCCCGGGGAAACGCCTCGGCTCCCTCCTCGTGAACCCTGGCGGGCCGGGCGGTTCCGGGGTCGGCTATCTCCAGGCGTATGCCGGGATCGGCTACCCGGCGGAGGTCCGCGCCCGCTACGACATGGTCGCGGTCGATCCCCGCGGCGTCGCCCGCAGCGAGCCCGTGCGGTGCCTGAGCGGGCCGAAGATGGACGCGTACACGCAGACGGACGTCACGCCCGACGACCAGCGGGAGACCGACGGTCTCGTCGACGCGTACCAGCGGTTCGCCGCAGGCTGCGGAGCCCGCTCGCCGAAGCTGCTGCGGCATGTGTCCACGGTCGAGGCGGCCCGGGACATGGACATCGCGCGGGCGGTGCTGGGCGACGCCAAGCTGAACTTCGTGGGGGCGTCGTACGGGACGTTCCTCGGGGCGACGTACGCGGGCCTCTTCCCGGACCGGGCGGGCCGGCTGGTCCTGGACGGCGCGATGGACCCCTCGCTGCCCGCTCGCCGGATGAACCTCGACCAGACGGCGGGGTTCGAGACGGCGTTCCAGTCGTTCGCGAAGGACTGCGTGCAGCAGCCGGACTGCCCGCTGGGTACCAAGGGCACGACGACCACGGCGGTCGGCCGGAACCTGAAGGCCTTCTTCGGGAAGCTGGACGCCCGGCCGATCCCCACGGGCGACGCGGACGGCCGCAGACTCGGCGAGTCCCTCGCGACCACCGGCGTGATCGCGGCGATGTACGACGAGGGCGCGTGGGCGCAGCTGCGCGAGGCGTTGAGCTCGGCGATGAAGGAGAACGACGGCGCCGGCCTGCTGGTCCTGTCCGACAGCTACTACGAGCGTGAAGCCGACGGGAACTACGCGAACCTGATGTTCGCCAACGCCGCCGTGAACTGCCTCGACCTCCCGGCGGCCTTCGACACCCCCGATGAGGTGCGAAAGGCCCTGCCCGCGTTCGAGAAGGCGTCCCCCGTCTTCGGCGAGGGCCTCGCCTGGGCCTCCCTGAACTGCGCGTACTGGCCGGTCGCGGCCACCGGTGAGCCGCGCCGCATCGAGGCGAGGGGCGCCGCCCCGATCGTCGTGGTCGGCACCACCCGTGACCCGGCGACACCGTACCGCTGGGCCCGCGCCCTGGCCGCCCAGTTGTCGTCCGCCCGTCTGCTCACCTACGAGGGCGACGGCCACACCGCCTACGGCCGGGGCAGCGCCTGCATCGACTCCACGATCAACGCGTACCTGCTCCGCGGCACCCCTCCGACGGACGGAAAACGCTGCTCCTAG
- a CDS encoding HNH endonuclease signature motif containing protein encodes MTTAWLVLAVGDDRQHGGNDGYDDDPSQHYSWDDTVPNHGRIAVGDVIALWDKKKLLGVGVISAIETGRETKTLYFCPECKKASIKPRKRLKPAFRCNKCGALFDVPGSKTREVVTYRSRHGEAWMDGRGLLTGRELRALCDSPDSQLSMRPARWEKLRDALIDVAGISLADLDLDGDGAGSRRPIAGGHRMKNVRTRVGQAPFRKQLLADHGQVCAFTGPAPAGALQAAHLYSYAEEEEHHDWGGLLLRNDVHSLFDRGQIAVNPDTRRIEVDDELLRYPAYAELHGKAPRVRLRPEHEVWLAAHWRIHRSAAVSVPASRSPEAASQRCGTA; translated from the coding sequence GTGACGACTGCATGGCTGGTGCTGGCTGTGGGCGACGACCGTCAGCACGGTGGAAACGACGGGTACGACGACGACCCGTCGCAGCACTACAGCTGGGACGACACTGTCCCCAACCACGGCCGCATCGCCGTGGGGGACGTGATCGCCCTTTGGGACAAGAAGAAGCTGCTCGGCGTCGGGGTGATCTCCGCGATCGAGACCGGACGAGAGACAAAGACGCTCTACTTCTGTCCCGAGTGCAAGAAGGCGAGTATCAAGCCGCGCAAACGGCTGAAGCCAGCATTCCGCTGCAACAAGTGCGGCGCCCTCTTCGACGTCCCGGGCAGCAAGACCCGGGAAGTAGTCACCTATCGTTCCCGGCACGGCGAGGCGTGGATGGACGGCCGCGGCCTGCTCACCGGACGGGAGTTGCGGGCGCTGTGCGACTCCCCCGACTCCCAGCTGAGCATGCGGCCCGCCCGCTGGGAGAAGCTGCGCGACGCCCTCATCGATGTCGCAGGCATCAGCCTTGCTGATCTGGACCTAGACGGGGACGGAGCAGGATCGCGGCGGCCGATCGCGGGCGGGCACCGGATGAAGAACGTCCGTACCCGTGTGGGGCAGGCACCCTTCCGCAAGCAGCTGCTCGCGGATCACGGCCAGGTGTGCGCGTTCACCGGACCGGCGCCGGCCGGGGCGCTCCAAGCCGCCCACCTCTACAGCTACGCAGAGGAAGAAGAACATCACGACTGGGGCGGTCTGCTGCTGCGCAATGACGTCCACAGCCTCTTCGACCGCGGGCAGATCGCCGTCAACCCCGATACCAGACGCATCGAGGTCGACGACGAACTCCTCCGCTACCCGGCATACGCCGAACTGCATGGCAAGGCACCCAGGGTCAGACTGCGACCCGAGCATGAGGTATGGCTGGCTGCGCACTGGCGCATCCACCGCTCCGCTGCCGTGTCCGTGCCTGCAAGCCGGAGCCCAGAAGCTGCGTCCCAGAGATGCGGAACGGCGTGA
- a CDS encoding ATP-binding protein: MSDDEKTPAREIITDYAQAHFRYFRTADGTVYAQRNGHPVARPIRSQGTTGSHRQELMVGLFKDGIGVFNGTAMKEALDLIEALALTEDVQPVHIRVAPGYDGATWLDLGRGDGQSVRIHPTGWDVRTPDPQEVCWRRTQLTGELPLPVKDTDGKGIDLLMRLCNFATAETECLAIAWLIGCLGPDVPVPAPFLTGPQGAGKSTGGRMLVRIIEGMTGDLRRAPKDEENLITAVAAGWVTALDNLSHMTPELSDAMCCIVTGAENVKRALFTDGDVFRIGYRRPLLLTGIDVGVIRPDLAERLLPLRLERPRVRRTEAELWSDFAQVLPVILGSLLDLTVQVRAAQADIPTDLRMADFAHLCAQLDAATGLGALAAYRASLDDLNDDVIEGDLLAQTVLKHAAGIEPGTEQRMTSAEWLHCLTGLYTGEECRPLPKGWPTTGKVLSDRLKRLQPTLAARGVLIDWGRTNTSRYIEIARPATAPPPSEQEAAF, translated from the coding sequence ATGTCCGACGACGAGAAGACACCCGCTCGCGAGATCATCACCGACTACGCACAGGCGCACTTCCGGTACTTCCGCACCGCCGACGGCACCGTGTACGCGCAGCGCAACGGGCACCCCGTGGCCCGTCCGATCCGCTCCCAGGGCACGACCGGTAGCCACCGGCAGGAACTCATGGTCGGGCTGTTCAAGGACGGCATCGGCGTGTTCAACGGCACCGCTATGAAGGAAGCGCTCGACCTGATCGAAGCGTTGGCGCTGACCGAGGACGTGCAGCCCGTGCACATCCGCGTCGCCCCCGGGTACGACGGGGCCACCTGGCTGGACCTGGGACGGGGCGACGGGCAGTCCGTGCGTATCCACCCCACCGGATGGGACGTCCGCACCCCGGACCCGCAGGAAGTCTGCTGGCGGCGCACCCAGCTCACGGGGGAACTGCCGTTGCCGGTCAAGGACACCGACGGCAAGGGCATCGACCTGCTGATGCGGCTGTGCAACTTCGCTACCGCCGAAACGGAGTGCCTGGCCATCGCGTGGCTCATCGGCTGCCTGGGGCCGGACGTGCCCGTCCCGGCTCCATTCCTGACCGGCCCGCAGGGTGCGGGCAAGTCCACCGGCGGGCGGATGCTGGTGCGGATCATCGAGGGGATGACGGGGGACCTGCGCCGGGCGCCGAAGGACGAGGAGAACCTGATCACGGCGGTGGCGGCCGGGTGGGTCACCGCGCTGGACAACCTCTCCCACATGACCCCGGAGCTGTCGGATGCGATGTGCTGCATCGTGACCGGGGCCGAGAACGTCAAGCGCGCCCTGTTCACCGACGGGGACGTCTTCCGCATCGGCTACCGCCGGCCCCTGCTCCTGACCGGCATCGACGTCGGCGTCATCCGGCCCGACCTCGCCGAACGGCTCCTGCCCCTGCGTCTGGAACGCCCCCGGGTGCGGCGCACCGAGGCGGAATTGTGGTCCGACTTCGCCCAGGTGCTGCCCGTCATCCTCGGCTCGCTCCTGGACCTCACGGTGCAGGTGCGGGCGGCGCAGGCGGACATCCCGACCGACCTGCGCATGGCGGATTTCGCGCACCTGTGCGCGCAGCTCGACGCGGCCACCGGCCTGGGGGCGCTGGCCGCCTACCGGGCCAGCCTGGACGACCTCAACGACGACGTCATCGAGGGCGACCTGCTGGCGCAGACCGTGCTCAAGCACGCCGCCGGCATCGAGCCGGGCACTGAGCAGCGGATGACGTCGGCCGAATGGCTGCACTGCCTCACGGGCCTCTACACGGGCGAGGAGTGCCGTCCCCTGCCCAAAGGGTGGCCGACCACCGGCAAGGTGCTCTCCGACCGGCTCAAGCGCCTCCAGCCCACCCTCGCCGCCCGGGGCGTCCTCATCGACTGGGGACGCACCAACACCTCCCGCTACATCGAAATCGCGCGGCCGGCCACCGCACCGCCACCGTCTGAGCAGGAAGCGGCCTTCTGA
- a CDS encoding SAM-dependent methyltransferase — protein sequence MPHPTDIPTRTRSRTRPRLLDLYCCQGGAAKGYADVGFDVTGVDKDPQPRYPYRFVQADAIAFVLEHGAEFDFIHGSPPCQHDSECQRIQSNDHPDLIAPTRAALETTGRPWVMENVRGAVPKLRAPVMLCGRMFGLANYRHRFFETGGGFHLAQPEHPAHFVPQAKMGRPVPPGHYGQFVGNFSGVALARRVLGVPWMNRDGIRECIPPAYAEHIGRAALELLAARGLEVAA from the coding sequence ATGCCCCACCCCACCGACATCCCCACCCGCACAAGGTCCCGGACCAGGCCGCGCCTGCTGGACTTGTACTGCTGCCAGGGTGGCGCCGCCAAGGGCTACGCCGACGTCGGCTTTGACGTGACCGGCGTCGACAAGGACCCGCAGCCCCGCTACCCGTACCGGTTCGTTCAGGCGGACGCGATCGCGTTCGTCCTGGAGCACGGCGCGGAGTTCGACTTCATCCACGGCTCACCGCCGTGCCAGCACGACAGCGAGTGCCAGCGCATCCAGTCCAACGACCACCCCGACCTGATCGCCCCCACCCGCGCGGCGCTGGAGACGACCGGGCGTCCGTGGGTGATGGAGAACGTGCGCGGGGCGGTGCCCAAGCTGCGTGCTCCGGTGATGCTGTGCGGGCGGATGTTCGGTCTGGCCAATTACCGGCACCGGTTCTTCGAGACCGGCGGCGGCTTCCACCTCGCGCAGCCCGAGCATCCCGCGCACTTCGTGCCGCAGGCCAAGATGGGCCGCCCGGTCCCGCCCGGGCACTACGGGCAGTTCGTCGGCAACTTCTCCGGCGTCGCCCTGGCCCGCAGGGTGCTGGGGGTGCCGTGGATGAACCGCGACGGCATCCGCGAGTGCATCCCGCCCGCTTACGCCGAGCACATCGGCCGCGCCGCGCTGGAGCTGCTGGCCGCCCGCGGTCTGGAGGTGGCCGCATGA
- a CDS encoding tyrosine-type recombinase/integrase, with amino-acid sequence MSPRKPNMESSIYFGADGWWHGRVTMGVKSDGGPDRRHRRARTEAEIKRKVKELERQRDQGRAPAAGRKPTVAAWMETYLTDIASLKLKPRSLDDYWSKTRNDIIPGVGKHRIDKLQPEHLERMYRAMLDAGHAPSHVVKVHRILSRALKIAHRRRIIGENVATLVDPPSVDETEANPFTKEEAKAFLEAAAKRPTFMRWIVGVGMGFRQGETLGLRWSYVDLEAELFRPEWQLQRLTWRHGCADPHACGGRLHRFESCPPDCTAHRGYKRGCPKPCAKTCTKHASTCPRRKEGGLVFTRPKTKKSRNAVPIPPVFIPFLHDHKVQQEAARETAGELWQEHDVVFSRADGRPLDPRADYEEFKELLKEAGIDDRRLYDGSRHTAGTILNELGVDMPTIMEILRHTQISQTRRYVKGRSHLSKDAMRRMGEFFVPPQSTPIPGPTETRSETANTRAARAHRRRRIR; translated from the coding sequence ATGAGCCCCCGCAAGCCCAACATGGAGTCGTCCATCTACTTCGGCGCCGATGGCTGGTGGCACGGCCGCGTGACGATGGGCGTCAAGAGCGACGGCGGCCCCGACCGACGCCACCGCCGGGCCCGCACCGAAGCCGAGATCAAGCGCAAGGTGAAGGAACTGGAGCGCCAGCGGGACCAGGGACGCGCGCCCGCCGCGGGCCGCAAGCCGACCGTCGCAGCGTGGATGGAGACCTACCTCACCGACATCGCGAGTCTGAAGCTCAAACCGCGCTCGCTCGATGACTACTGGTCCAAGACCCGCAACGACATCATCCCCGGCGTCGGAAAGCATCGCATCGACAAGTTGCAGCCCGAGCACCTGGAGCGGATGTACCGGGCCATGCTCGACGCCGGACACGCCCCCTCGCACGTCGTGAAGGTGCACCGCATCCTGTCCCGCGCCCTGAAAATCGCCCACCGCCGCCGCATCATCGGGGAGAACGTCGCCACCCTCGTGGACCCGCCGAGTGTCGACGAGACCGAGGCCAACCCCTTCACCAAGGAGGAGGCCAAAGCCTTCCTCGAAGCCGCAGCGAAGCGCCCCACCTTCATGCGGTGGATCGTCGGTGTCGGCATGGGGTTCCGGCAGGGCGAGACGCTCGGCCTGCGCTGGTCGTACGTCGACCTGGAAGCGGAGCTGTTCCGCCCCGAGTGGCAGCTACAGCGCCTCACCTGGCGGCACGGCTGCGCCGACCCGCACGCCTGTGGAGGGCGTCTGCACCGCTTCGAGTCGTGCCCGCCGGACTGCACCGCGCACAGGGGCTACAAGCGTGGCTGCCCCAAGCCGTGCGCCAAGACATGCACCAAGCACGCGAGCACCTGCCCGCGCCGCAAGGAAGGCGGACTCGTCTTCACCCGGCCCAAGACCAAGAAGAGCCGGAACGCCGTGCCGATCCCGCCCGTCTTCATCCCCTTCCTGCACGATCACAAGGTCCAGCAGGAAGCGGCACGGGAGACCGCCGGGGAGCTGTGGCAGGAGCACGACGTGGTGTTTTCGCGCGCGGACGGCCGGCCACTGGACCCGCGCGCCGACTACGAGGAGTTCAAGGAACTGCTCAAGGAGGCCGGGATCGATGACCGCCGCCTGTACGACGGGAGTCGCCACACCGCCGGCACGATCCTGAACGAGCTGGGCGTCGACATGCCCACCATCATGGAGATCCTGCGGCACACCCAGATCAGCCAGACCCGGCGGTACGTCAAGGGCCGGTCCCACCTGTCCAAGGACGCCATGCGACGCATGGGCGAGTTCTTCGTACCGCCGCAGTCGACCCCGATTCCGGGCCCCACTGAGACCAGAAGTGAGACCGCCAACACTCGTGCAGCCCGGGCACACCGCCGTCGGCGCATCCGCTGA
- a CDS encoding bifunctional DNA primase/polymerase encodes MTTPPTPLPTALRLAASGVPVLPLRRGKVPFGNCPSCADNACGGRPNMKTPGPCGCPAPCHGWAAATTDPAVLTSPAWTAAWRRAVAVAYHPGGAGLTVVDLDDADAIAWARATLPATRTVPTTRGEHWIYRGVMASSNGVRPGVDIKSAMAYARYLGPGTGTGIDLPGTVRALAVKKPPPSRPTPHTVTTPDGSANGECPHRTPAYLERGIAMAEQRITEARSAVHASVYRTFLAVLSKHGRCGCLTDAHVTRLFAAAQAKGETARHCADAWANARTTLGL; translated from the coding sequence ATGACCACGCCTCCCACCCCCCTGCCCACCGCGCTGCGCCTCGCCGCATCCGGGGTGCCCGTGCTGCCCCTGCGACGCGGCAAGGTGCCGTTCGGCAACTGCCCCTCGTGCGCCGACAACGCGTGCGGCGGCCGGCCGAACATGAAGACCCCCGGCCCCTGCGGCTGCCCGGCCCCGTGCCACGGATGGGCCGCCGCCACCACCGACCCGGCCGTCCTCACCTCCCCGGCCTGGACGGCCGCATGGCGGCGGGCCGTCGCCGTCGCCTACCACCCCGGCGGCGCCGGGCTCACCGTGGTCGACCTGGACGACGCCGACGCCATCGCGTGGGCCCGTGCCACGCTGCCCGCGACACGGACCGTGCCGACGACGCGCGGTGAGCACTGGATCTATCGAGGCGTCATGGCGTCGTCCAACGGCGTGCGTCCCGGGGTCGACATCAAGTCGGCCATGGCCTACGCCCGCTACCTCGGCCCCGGAACCGGCACCGGAATCGACCTGCCGGGCACGGTCCGCGCCCTGGCCGTGAAAAAGCCCCCGCCGTCCCGGCCGACGCCGCACACCGTCACCACGCCCGACGGATCCGCAAACGGGGAGTGCCCACACCGCACGCCCGCCTATCTGGAACGCGGTATCGCCATGGCCGAGCAGCGCATCACCGAAGCCCGCAGCGCGGTGCACGCGAGCGTGTACCGGACGTTCCTCGCGGTGCTGTCGAAGCACGGCCGGTGCGGCTGCCTCACCGACGCCCACGTCACGCGGCTGTTCGCCGCCGCGCAGGCCAAGGGCGAGACCGCCCGGCACTGCGCGGACGCGTGGGCCAACGCCCGCACCACGTTGGGACTGTGA
- a CDS encoding DNA polymerase III subunit delta' codes for MTVWDDLVGQERVSEQLDAAARDADALVTAVSADTPPPEASKMTHAWLFTGPPGAGRNQAARAFAAALQCVSPDRALGGSPGCGFCDGCHTALVGTHADVSTVAAVGSQILVDDMRDTVRKSFTSPANGRWQVILVEDAERLNEKSANAVLKAVEEPAPRTVWLLCAPSIEDVLPTIRSRCRHLNLSTPSVEAVADMLVRREGVEPAAAMAAARATQGHVDRARRLATDPAARERRAAVLKLPLRVDDIGGCLRAAQELVDAAAEDAKQLAEDMDGKETEELKMAMGASAGGRMPRGTAGVMKELEDRQKRRRTRTQRDSLDLALSDLTSFYRDVLALQLGSRVAIANSDVGDVLERLARAGSPESTLRRIEAIAACRDALDRNVAPLLAVEAMTMALRAG; via the coding sequence ATGACCGTCTGGGACGACCTGGTCGGCCAGGAGCGGGTGAGCGAGCAGCTCGACGCCGCTGCCCGGGACGCCGATGCCCTCGTCACCGCGGTCTCTGCCGACACCCCGCCCCCCGAGGCGTCGAAGATGACGCACGCCTGGCTGTTCACAGGACCGCCCGGAGCGGGGCGGAACCAGGCGGCACGGGCGTTCGCCGCCGCGCTGCAATGCGTCAGCCCGGACCGGGCGCTCGGCGGGTCCCCCGGCTGCGGCTTCTGCGACGGCTGCCACACGGCACTGGTCGGCACCCATGCCGACGTGTCGACCGTCGCCGCCGTGGGATCGCAGATCCTCGTCGACGACATGCGGGACACCGTCCGCAAGTCGTTCACCTCGCCGGCCAACGGCCGCTGGCAGGTCATCCTCGTCGAGGACGCCGAGCGGTTGAACGAGAAGTCGGCCAACGCCGTCCTCAAGGCCGTGGAGGAGCCCGCCCCCCGCACGGTGTGGCTGCTGTGCGCCCCCTCCATCGAGGACGTCCTGCCGACCATCCGCTCCCGCTGCCGCCACCTGAACCTGAGCACGCCCTCCGTCGAGGCCGTCGCCGACATGCTCGTACGCCGGGAGGGCGTGGAGCCGGCCGCCGCCATGGCCGCCGCCCGCGCCACCCAGGGCCATGTCGACCGGGCCCGCCGTCTCGCCACCGACCCGGCCGCGCGTGAGCGCCGGGCCGCCGTTCTCAAGCTGCCGCTCCGCGTCGACGACATCGGCGGCTGTCTCCGGGCCGCCCAGGAACTCGTCGACGCGGCGGCCGAGGACGCCAAACAGCTCGCCGAGGACATGGACGGCAAGGAGACCGAGGAGCTCAAGATGGCGATGGGCGCCTCCGCGGGCGGCCGGATGCCGCGGGGCACGGCGGGGGTGATGAAGGAGCTGGAGGACCGACAGAAGCGCCGCAGGACCCGCACACAGCGCGACAGCCTCGACCTCGCGCTCTCCGACCTCACCTCCTTCTACCGCGATGTCCTCGCCCTTCAGCTCGGCTCCCGGGTGGCGATCGCGAACAGCGACGTGGGGGACGTCCTGGAGCGGCTCGCCCGCGCGGGCTCACCGGAGTCCACACTCCGTCGCATCGAGGCGATCGCCGCGTGCCGCGACGCCCTCGACCGCAATGTGGCCCCGCTGCTGGCGGTGGAGGCGATGACGATGGCTCTGAGAGCGGGCTGA
- a CDS encoding DNA cytosine methyltransferase, which translates to MNARVLPLRRPNGLRVLDLCCGAGGLSMGYYLTGFDVVGVDIRPQPNYPFPFVQADGLEYCARYGHTFDLVHGSWPCERYATVTKWRGNPDAHPDLVGPGRQVMQATGRPWVMENVPETAAAGLLRPDYLLCGTQFGLSLRRHRVFETSWGGGGDLVPPCWHRKGLLAFEHKGERAYADAMGCTWMTSLEARKAVPPAYSQWIATQFLALERRSAA; encoded by the coding sequence ATGAACGCGCGTGTGCTGCCATTGCGCCGCCCGAACGGGCTGCGGGTGCTGGACCTGTGTTGCGGCGCGGGCGGGCTGTCCATGGGCTACTACCTCACCGGGTTCGACGTGGTCGGCGTCGACATCCGCCCTCAGCCCAACTACCCCTTCCCGTTCGTCCAGGCCGACGGCCTGGAGTACTGCGCCCGGTACGGCCACACCTTCGACCTGGTCCACGGCTCCTGGCCGTGCGAGCGCTACGCCACCGTCACGAAGTGGCGGGGCAACCCCGACGCGCACCCCGACCTGGTCGGCCCCGGGCGCCAGGTCATGCAGGCCACCGGCCGGCCATGGGTGATGGAGAACGTCCCCGAGACCGCAGCCGCGGGCCTGCTACGCCCGGACTACCTGCTGTGCGGGACCCAGTTCGGCCTCAGCCTGCGCCGCCACCGCGTGTTCGAGACGTCGTGGGGCGGCGGCGGGGACCTGGTCCCGCCCTGCTGGCACCGCAAGGGCCTGCTCGCGTTCGAGCACAAGGGCGAGCGCGCCTACGCCGACGCCATGGGCTGCACCTGGATGACCAGCCTCGAAGCCCGCAAGGCCGTCCCCCCGGCCTACTCCCAGTGGATCGCCACGCAGTTCCTCGCCCTGGAAAGGAGGTCCGCCGCATGA